One genomic region from Peromyscus eremicus chromosome 20, PerEre_H2_v1, whole genome shotgun sequence encodes:
- the LOC131896659 gene encoding uncharacterized protein LOC131896659 isoform X1 — MQTGVQEDPGGPFPHARPRRRPAAWAPGSPARTRLGPGGPQRAALRCAPPAPLPTTPDALAHHGSYGLEGEGDRSRTPGPGYRSRQLRVEREHVLLVILLKSLRHSIMIHWWNRRGNVREQCHHCLPYVRLSHPWPKCGAMTAMMINTVSYGMDGGTWDLGPCDISELQEPGTTSSV, encoded by the exons ATGCAGACCGGAGTCCAGGAGGACCCGGGGGGCCCCTTCCCCCACGCCAGACCCCGGCGTCGCCCGGCAGCCTGGGCCCCAGGCTCTCCGGCTCGCACACGCCTGGGCCCCGGGGGTCCCCAGCGAGCCGCCCTCCGGTGCgctcctcccgctcccctccccaCCACGCCCGATGCGCTCGCTCACCATGGTAGCTACGGGTTAGAAGGCGAGGGTGACAGAAGCAGAACACCGGGTCCCGGTTACCGTTCCCGACAGCTAAGAGTCGAG AGGGAGCATGTCCTCCTTGTCATACTACTGAAATCACTCAGGCACAGCATCATGATCCACTGGTGGAACAGAAGGGGTAACGTAAGAGAgcagtgccaccactgcctccctTATGTCCGGCTGAGTCATCCCTGGCCAA AATGTGGGGCAATGACGGCCATGATGATAAACACCGTGTCATACGGTATGGATGGAGGAACGTGGGATCTAGGTCCCTGTGACATCTCGGAGCTACAGGAGCCTGGGACCACTTCATCAGTTTGA
- the LOC131896659 gene encoding uncharacterized protein LOC131896659 isoform X2 encodes MSRCSRDKGQGSAEPDKRAIMRACTQAPGMLLVGAELSSSTSVPVQQETINRPDPISVSLKTLQCRHLAPHKFLTRDSCDSMLLREHVLLVILLKSLRHSIMIHWWNRRGNVREQCHHCLPYVRLSHPWPKCGAMTAMMINTVSYGMDGGTWDLGPCDISELQEPGTTSSV; translated from the exons ATGTCTCGCTGCAGCAGGGACAAGGGGCAGGGCTCTGCCGAACCAGACAAACGAGCCATTATGAGAGCATGCACCCAGGCGCCCGGGATGCTGCTGGTAGGCGCCGAGCTCAGCTCCTCCACATCTGTTCCGGTCCAGCAGGAGACTATCAACCGCCCAGATCCGATTTCTGTTTCCCTGAAAACCCTTCAATGTCGCCACCTGGCCCCACATAAATTCCTAACTCGAGACAGTTGCGACTCCATGCTGTTG AGGGAGCATGTCCTCCTTGTCATACTACTGAAATCACTCAGGCACAGCATCATGATCCACTGGTGGAACAGAAGGGGTAACGTAAGAGAgcagtgccaccactgcctccctTATGTCCGGCTGAGTCATCCCTGGCCAA AATGTGGGGCAATGACGGCCATGATGATAAACACCGTGTCATACGGTATGGATGGAGGAACGTGGGATCTAGGTCCCTGTGACATCTCGGAGCTACAGGAGCCTGGGACCACTTCATCAGTTTGA